A genomic segment from Streptomyces sp. NBC_00654 encodes:
- the rpmB gene encoding 50S ribosomal protein L28 yields MAANCDVCGKGPGFGNNISHSHRRTSRRWNPNIQRVRAVVGRTPKRLNVCTSCIKAGKVAR; encoded by the coding sequence GTGGCTGCCAACTGCGACGTCTGCGGCAAGGGGCCGGGCTTCGGCAACAACATTTCGCACTCGCACCGCCGTACGTCCCGTCGCTGGAATCCCAACATCCAGCGCGTGCGTGCCGTGGTCGGTCGGACGCCGAAGCGGCTCAACGTCTGCACCTCGTGCATCAAGGCCGGCAAGGTCGCGCGCTGA
- a CDS encoding DAK2 domain-containing protein, which yields MPQLPDDLDAVAVRTWCSLALEALGRERAEIDAINVYPVADGDTGTNLYLTVESAAAAVEAVFAAHETGSTAPATADAVRAMAHGALIGARGNSGTILAQLLRGMAGVLADGGGEDRLREAFARAASAARQAVAHPVEGTVLTVATAAAEAARDAGPGLAAVVRAAYDGARTALEATPGQLAVLGRAGVVDAGGRGLLAVLGALLETVSGQAPVRRSWAVPAVLPEPAHGGGGTADGRADGGADDCPDGGSGPAFEVIYLLEAHDEAVDRLRTRLDALGDSLVVVGGDGLWNVHVHVDDAGAAVEAGVEAGRPYRIGITHFGADGLLDTRPHTEPARRAVVVVVPGDGLAGLCTEAGATTVIARPGEPPASGELVDAIRRAHAREVVLLPNDAALRHTAGAAAEQARTEGVRVALIPTRAAVQGIAALAVHEADRSFDEDVVAMTAAAGATRYAELAVAERQSWTMAGICQAGDILGLIDGDVAVIGADVPATARTVLDRMLASGGELVTLVLGENVPDALADALTEHVREGYLAVDTVVYRGGHQSAPLLIGVE from the coding sequence GTGCCGCAGCTCCCCGACGATCTGGACGCCGTCGCGGTGCGCACCTGGTGCTCACTGGCCCTGGAGGCCCTGGGCCGGGAGCGCGCGGAGATCGATGCGATCAATGTCTATCCCGTCGCCGACGGTGACACCGGCACCAACCTCTATCTGACCGTGGAATCCGCGGCGGCGGCCGTCGAGGCAGTGTTCGCCGCCCATGAGACCGGCTCCACCGCGCCCGCCACCGCCGACGCCGTACGCGCCATGGCGCACGGAGCGCTGATCGGCGCCCGGGGGAACTCCGGCACCATCCTGGCCCAGCTGCTGCGCGGGATGGCGGGGGTGCTGGCCGACGGCGGCGGGGAGGACCGGCTGCGCGAGGCCTTCGCCCGCGCGGCGTCGGCCGCCCGGCAGGCTGTGGCCCACCCCGTCGAGGGCACGGTGCTCACCGTCGCGACCGCGGCCGCCGAAGCCGCGCGGGACGCGGGCCCCGGCCTCGCCGCGGTGGTGCGGGCGGCGTACGACGGCGCGCGCACCGCGCTGGAGGCGACCCCGGGCCAGCTCGCCGTCCTCGGCCGCGCGGGCGTCGTGGACGCGGGCGGACGGGGGCTGCTCGCGGTACTCGGCGCGCTGCTGGAGACGGTGTCGGGGCAGGCGCCGGTGCGCCGCTCCTGGGCGGTCCCCGCGGTGCTTCCGGAGCCGGCGCACGGCGGGGGCGGCACGGCCGACGGGCGCGCGGACGGGGGCGCGGACGACTGCCCGGACGGAGGGAGCGGTCCCGCCTTCGAGGTGATCTACCTGCTGGAGGCCCACGACGAGGCCGTGGACCGGCTGCGGACCCGGCTGGACGCGCTCGGGGACTCCCTGGTCGTGGTCGGCGGCGACGGGCTGTGGAACGTACACGTCCATGTCGACGACGCGGGAGCGGCGGTGGAGGCCGGGGTCGAGGCCGGACGGCCGTACCGGATCGGGATCACCCACTTCGGCGCCGACGGCCTGCTCGACACCCGCCCCCACACGGAGCCCGCCCGGCGCGCCGTCGTCGTCGTGGTTCCCGGCGACGGGCTGGCCGGGCTGTGCACGGAGGCCGGCGCGACCACCGTGATCGCGCGCCCCGGCGAACCGCCCGCCAGCGGCGAACTGGTCGACGCGATCCGCCGGGCCCACGCCCGCGAGGTGGTCCTCCTGCCCAACGACGCGGCGCTGCGGCACACCGCGGGGGCCGCCGCCGAGCAGGCCAGGACCGAGGGGGTCCGGGTCGCCCTGATTCCCACCCGCGCGGCCGTCCAGGGCATCGCCGCGCTCGCCGTCCACGAGGCGGACCGCAGCTTCGACGAGGACGTGGTCGCGATGACCGCGGCCGCGGGCGCCACCCGGTACGCCGAACTGGCCGTCGCCGAACGGCAGTCGTGGACCATGGCCGGCATCTGTCAGGCGGGCGACATCCTCGGCCTGATCGACGGGGACGTCGCCGTCATCGGCGCCGACGTGCCCGCGACGGCCCGCACGGTCCTGGACCGGATGCTGGCCTCGGGCGGCGAACTGGTCACCCTCGTCCTCGGCGAGAACGTGCCGGACGCCCTGGCCGACGCCCTCACCGAGCATGTGCGCGAGGGCTATCTCGCCGTGGACACCGTGGTCTACCGGGGCGGTCACCAGAGCGCACCGCTGCTGATCGGCGTCGAGTAA
- a CDS encoding 1-acyl-sn-glycerol-3-phosphate acyltransferase: MSRRRIGFWYRLAAVIAKPPLVVLFKRDWRGMEHIPADGGFITAVNHNSYLDPLSYGHFQYNTGRVPRLLAKAGLFRTPFVGMMLRGTGQIPVYRETTNALDAFRAAVDAIERGECVAFYPEGTLTRDPDMWPMAGKTGAARVALMTRAPVIPVAQWGANLAMPPYAKENKLRLFPRKTLQVQAGPPVDLSRFYGMEPTPDVLRQATEAIMAAVTAQLEIVRGEKAPAELYDHRKARAELRRKAQGKGPT; encoded by the coding sequence GTGTCCCGCCGAAGAATCGGCTTTTGGTACCGCTTGGCGGCGGTCATCGCCAAACCGCCATTGGTGGTTCTGTTCAAGCGCGACTGGCGGGGAATGGAACACATTCCGGCCGACGGCGGATTCATCACGGCGGTCAACCACAACTCGTATCTCGACCCGCTCTCGTACGGACATTTCCAGTACAACACCGGCCGGGTGCCGCGGCTCCTGGCGAAGGCGGGCCTCTTCCGCACCCCCTTCGTCGGAATGATGCTGCGGGGCACCGGCCAGATCCCCGTCTACCGTGAGACGACCAACGCGCTGGACGCGTTCCGTGCCGCCGTGGACGCCATCGAACGGGGCGAGTGCGTCGCCTTCTACCCCGAGGGCACCCTCACCCGCGACCCCGACATGTGGCCGATGGCCGGCAAGACCGGCGCCGCCCGCGTCGCGCTGATGACCAGGGCACCGGTCATCCCCGTCGCCCAGTGGGGCGCCAATCTCGCGATGCCGCCGTACGCCAAGGAGAACAAGCTCAGGCTGTTCCCCCGCAAGACCCTCCAGGTACAGGCGGGACCGCCCGTCGACCTCAGCCGTTTCTACGGAATGGAGCCGACGCCCGACGTGCTGCGGCAGGCGACCGAGGCCATCATGGCCGCGGTCACCGCCCAGCTGGAGATCGTGCGTGGCGAGAAGGCCCCCGCGGAGCTCTACGATCACCGCAAAGCCCGTGCTGAACTACGGCGCAAGGCCCAGGGAAAGGGACCCACGTGA
- a CDS encoding D-alanine--D-alanine ligase family protein has translation MSSENLPQSPERPESPEPQRRKPRVAVVFGGRSSEHGISVVTAGAVLNAIDRTKYDVMPIGITTDGRWALTADEPGRMAISDRQVPNVAQLAETAEGTVVLSVDPGSREVVYSEPGSVPKALGEVDVVFPVLHGPYGEDGTLQGLLDLAGVPYVGAGVLASAVGQDKEYMKRVFLSFGLPVGPYEVVRPREWDGDRAAARKRIVDFAGEHGWPLFIKPARGGSSMGISKVDDLAGLDEAIEEARRHDPKFLVESLLRGREIECGVLEFEDGPRASVPAEIPPVTAHDFYDFEAKYIDSAAGLVPAPLTAEQTAEVQRLAVAAFEAVSCEGLVRADFFLTEDGGFVINEINTLPGFTPISMYPRMWQESGVDYPELVDRLIQAALTRSTGLR, from the coding sequence ATGAGCAGCGAGAACCTCCCCCAGAGCCCTGAGCGCCCCGAGAGCCCTGAGCCGCAGCGCCGTAAGCCGCGCGTGGCTGTCGTGTTCGGCGGCCGCAGCTCCGAACACGGCATCTCGGTCGTCACGGCCGGCGCCGTGCTGAACGCCATCGACCGGACCAAGTACGACGTGATGCCGATCGGCATCACGACGGACGGGCGCTGGGCGCTCACCGCCGACGAGCCCGGACGCATGGCCATCAGCGACCGGCAGGTGCCCAATGTGGCGCAGCTGGCCGAGACCGCCGAGGGCACCGTGGTGCTCTCCGTCGATCCCGGCAGCCGTGAAGTCGTCTACAGCGAACCGGGCTCGGTGCCCAAGGCGCTCGGCGAGGTCGACGTCGTCTTCCCCGTGCTGCACGGCCCGTACGGGGAGGACGGCACGCTCCAGGGGCTCCTCGATCTCGCCGGTGTGCCCTACGTCGGAGCCGGTGTCCTCGCCTCGGCGGTGGGCCAGGACAAGGAGTACATGAAGCGGGTCTTCCTCTCCTTCGGGCTGCCCGTCGGACCGTACGAGGTCGTACGCCCCCGGGAGTGGGACGGCGACCGCGCGGCCGCCCGCAAGCGCATCGTCGACTTCGCCGGCGAGCACGGCTGGCCGCTCTTCATCAAGCCCGCCCGCGGCGGCTCCTCGATGGGCATCAGCAAGGTCGACGACCTCGCCGGTCTGGACGAGGCGATCGAGGAGGCCCGCCGCCACGACCCCAAGTTCCTCGTCGAGTCGCTGCTGCGCGGCCGCGAGATCGAGTGCGGGGTGCTGGAGTTCGAGGACGGGCCGCGGGCCAGTGTGCCCGCCGAGATCCCGCCGGTGACCGCACACGACTTCTACGACTTCGAGGCCAAGTACATCGACTCGGCCGCCGGTCTGGTGCCCGCCCCGCTCACCGCGGAGCAGACCGCCGAGGTCCAGCGCCTCGCCGTCGCCGCCTTCGAGGCCGTCTCCTGCGAAGGGCTGGTGCGCGCCGATTTCTTCCTCACCGAGGACGGCGGCTTCGTCATCAATGAGATCAACACCCTGCCGGGGTTCACCCCGATCTCGATGTACCCGCGGATGTGGCAGGAGAGCGGCGTGGACTACCCGGAGCTGGTGGACCGGCTGATCCAGGCCGCGCTGACCCGTTCCACCGGACTGCGCTGA
- the cofC gene encoding 2-phospho-L-lactate guanylyltransferase, which translates to MTRTEGEIATNTDLTGAWSLVVPLKPLARAKSRLGRATGELLRPRLALAFAQDTVAAALSCPGVRDVVVVTDDAVAGAALSALGARILPDTPAAGLNAALAHGARCARELRPRGAVAALNADLPALRPAELSRVLDFSAAFPRAFVTDAAGIGTTFLSAAPGVELRPAFGGPSRAGHLASGATEIPLPGLDSVRRDVDTGEDLRVALALGVGPHTAGLSGAVSPAPDR; encoded by the coding sequence CTGACGCGTACGGAGGGGGAGATCGCCACGAACACCGACCTGACCGGGGCCTGGTCCCTGGTCGTTCCGCTGAAGCCGCTCGCACGGGCCAAGAGCCGGTTGGGGCGGGCGACGGGAGAGCTGCTGCGGCCCCGGCTGGCCCTGGCGTTCGCACAGGACACCGTGGCCGCGGCACTGTCCTGCCCCGGAGTGCGGGATGTGGTGGTCGTCACGGACGACGCGGTGGCCGGGGCCGCCCTTTCCGCGCTCGGGGCCCGCATTCTGCCCGACACACCGGCCGCCGGGCTCAACGCCGCTCTGGCGCACGGTGCGCGCTGTGCGCGGGAGCTGCGTCCCCGGGGTGCGGTGGCGGCACTGAACGCGGATCTGCCCGCGCTGCGTCCCGCGGAACTGTCGCGGGTGCTCGACTTTTCCGCCGCTTTTCCACGCGCATTTGTCACCGATGCTGCGGGAATCGGCACGACATTCCTGTCCGCCGCTCCGGGAGTGGAATTGCGCCCGGCCTTCGGCGGTCCTTCACGGGCCGGACATCTGGCTTCCGGGGCGACGGAAATCCCTCTGCCCGGCCTCGACTCGGTCCGCCGGGACGTGGACACCGGTGAGGATCTGCGGGTGGCGCTGGCGCTCGGCGTGGGCCCGCACACGGCGGGGCTGAGCGGCGCGGTCTCCCCCGCCCCGGACCGATAG
- the recG gene encoding ATP-dependent DNA helicase RecG, which yields MDRVSAFDEPLKKLLGGATAKVMAEHLDLHTVGDLLHHYPRRYEERGQLTALADLPLDEHVTVVAQVADARVAVFNNGRGKRLEVTLTDGSGRLQLVFFGHGVHKPHKELLPGRRAMFAGKVSVFNRRMQLAHPTYQLLDAADADEATEAVDAFAGRLLPIYPACKQLDSWRIAKAVDAVLPSARDAVDPLPEALREGRGFTPLPEALLKVHRPQTKADIADAKERLKWDEAFVLQVALARRRYADTQLPAVARRPVPDGLLDAFDAKLPFTLTEGQRKVTGEIFDDLATEHPMHRLLQGEVGSGKTMVALRAMLAVVDAGGQAAMLAPTEVLAQQHHRSVTEMMGELAEGGMLGGSDRGTKVVLLTGSMGVPARRQALLDLVTGEAGIVIGTHALIEDKVRFHDLGLVVVDEQHRFGVEQRDALRSKAHSQGERRSPHLLVMTATPIPRTVAMTVFGDLETSVLDQLPAGRSPIASHVVPAKDKPHFLARAWERVREEVENGHQAYVVCPRIGDDADEAAGEKKKGRKAGAPEDDGEKRPPLAVLEIAEELRRGALAGLRIEVLHGRMHPDDKDDVMRRFAAGQVDVLVATTVIEVGVNVPNATAMVIMDADRFGVSQLHQLRGRVGRGSAPGLCLLVSEAHEASPARARLGAVAATLDGFELSRIDLEQRREGDVLGQAQSGVRSSLRMLTVIDDEEVIAAAREEAVAIVAADPELEHLPALRTALDALLDKDREEYLDKG from the coding sequence ATGGACCGCGTGTCTGCGTTCGATGAACCCCTCAAGAAGCTGCTCGGCGGAGCCACCGCGAAGGTGATGGCCGAACACCTCGACCTGCACACGGTCGGTGATCTGCTGCACCACTACCCGCGGCGGTACGAGGAGCGCGGTCAGCTCACGGCACTGGCGGACCTCCCGCTCGACGAGCATGTGACGGTCGTCGCGCAGGTCGCCGACGCCCGTGTCGCGGTGTTCAACAACGGCCGCGGCAAGCGTCTGGAAGTGACCCTCACCGACGGCAGCGGCCGGCTCCAGCTGGTCTTCTTCGGCCACGGCGTCCACAAGCCCCACAAGGAGCTGCTGCCCGGCCGCCGGGCGATGTTCGCGGGCAAGGTCTCCGTCTTCAACCGCAGGATGCAGCTCGCCCACCCCACGTACCAGCTGCTGGACGCCGCGGACGCGGACGAGGCGACGGAGGCCGTGGACGCCTTCGCCGGGCGGCTGCTGCCCATCTATCCCGCCTGCAAGCAGCTCGACTCCTGGCGGATCGCCAAGGCCGTGGACGCCGTGCTGCCCAGCGCGCGGGACGCCGTGGACCCGCTGCCCGAGGCGCTGCGCGAGGGCCGCGGCTTCACCCCGCTGCCGGAGGCGCTGCTCAAGGTGCACCGGCCGCAGACGAAGGCGGACATCGCCGACGCCAAGGAGCGGCTGAAGTGGGACGAGGCGTTCGTCCTCCAGGTCGCGCTCGCCCGCAGACGGTACGCCGACACCCAACTCCCGGCCGTGGCACGCAGGCCGGTGCCCGACGGGCTGCTGGACGCGTTCGACGCCAAGCTGCCCTTCACCCTGACCGAAGGGCAGCGGAAGGTCACCGGCGAGATCTTCGACGACCTGGCGACCGAGCACCCGATGCACCGCCTCCTCCAGGGCGAGGTCGGCAGCGGCAAGACCATGGTCGCCCTGCGCGCCATGCTCGCGGTCGTCGACGCGGGCGGGCAGGCGGCCATGCTCGCGCCCACCGAGGTACTCGCCCAGCAGCACCACCGGTCCGTCACCGAGATGATGGGCGAGCTGGCCGAGGGGGGCATGCTCGGCGGCTCCGACCGGGGCACCAAGGTCGTCCTGCTCACCGGCTCCATGGGTGTCCCCGCCCGGCGGCAGGCACTGCTCGACCTGGTCACCGGAGAAGCCGGGATCGTGATCGGCACCCACGCGCTGATCGAGGACAAGGTGCGGTTCCACGACCTGGGCCTGGTCGTCGTCGACGAGCAGCACCGCTTCGGCGTGGAGCAGCGCGACGCCCTCCGGTCCAAGGCGCACTCCCAGGGGGAAAGACGGTCGCCCCATCTGCTGGTCATGACCGCCACCCCCATCCCCCGTACGGTCGCGATGACGGTGTTCGGCGATCTGGAGACCTCCGTACTGGACCAGCTCCCGGCCGGCCGCTCGCCCATCGCCAGCCATGTCGTCCCCGCCAAGGACAAGCCGCACTTCCTCGCCCGCGCCTGGGAGCGGGTCCGTGAGGAGGTCGAGAACGGCCATCAGGCGTATGTCGTCTGTCCCCGCATCGGTGACGACGCCGATGAGGCGGCCGGGGAGAAGAAGAAGGGAAGGAAGGCCGGGGCGCCCGAGGACGACGGCGAGAAGCGGCCGCCGCTCGCCGTGCTGGAGATCGCCGAGGAACTGCGCAGGGGCGCGCTGGCCGGACTCCGGATCGAGGTGCTGCACGGCAGGATGCACCCGGACGACAAGGACGACGTGATGCGCCGCTTCGCCGCGGGGCAGGTCGATGTGCTGGTCGCCACGACCGTCATCGAGGTCGGGGTCAACGTTCCCAACGCCACCGCCATGGTGATCATGGACGCCGACCGGTTCGGCGTATCGCAGCTGCACCAGTTGCGGGGCCGGGTCGGCCGCGGCTCCGCCCCCGGGCTGTGTCTGCTGGTCAGCGAGGCGCACGAGGCCAGTCCCGCGCGGGCCAGACTCGGCGCCGTCGCCGCCACCCTCGACGGCTTCGAGCTCTCCCGGATCGACCTGGAGCAGCGCCGTGAGGGCGATGTCCTCGGCCAGGCCCAGTCCGGCGTCCGCTCCTCGCTGCGGATGCTCACCGTCATCGACGACGAGGAGGTCATCGCCGCCGCCCGTGAGGAGGCCGTCGCGATCGTCGCGGCCGACCCGGAGCTGGAGCACCTGCCGGCGCTGCGGACCGCGCTGGACGCCCTGCTGGACAAGGACCGTGAGGAGTATCTCGACAAGGGGTGA
- a CDS encoding NAD(P)H-dependent glycerol-3-phosphate dehydrogenase produces the protein MTHPVKAAVFGTGSWGTAFGVILADAGCEVTLWGRRAEVAETINTTRTNPDYLPGIELPASVRATTDAAEALRGAEFAFLVVPSQTLRANLADWAPHLEDRTVLVSLMKGVELGTAKLMSEVIADVTKVTADRIAVISGPNLAKEIAERRPAAAVVACQDESVAQRLQAACHTPYFRPYTNTDVVGCELGGAVKNVIGLAVGIADGMGLGDNAKGSLITRGLAETTRLGVAMGADPLTFSGMAGLGDLVATCSSPLSRNHTFGTNLGRGMTLQETIAVTRQTAEGVKSCESVLDLARRHGVDMPITETVVGIVHEGKPPVVALKELMSRSAKAERR, from the coding sequence GTGACGCACCCCGTAAAAGCAGCCGTCTTCGGAACCGGCTCATGGGGTACGGCTTTCGGCGTGATCCTCGCCGACGCAGGCTGCGAGGTCACCCTCTGGGGACGCCGCGCCGAAGTCGCCGAGACCATCAACACGACCCGTACCAACCCCGACTACCTGCCGGGCATCGAGCTTCCGGCTTCGGTCCGGGCCACCACCGACGCCGCCGAGGCGCTGCGCGGCGCCGAGTTCGCCTTCCTCGTCGTGCCCTCGCAGACGCTGCGCGCCAACCTCGCCGACTGGGCCCCGCACCTGGAGGACCGCACCGTCCTCGTCTCCCTGATGAAGGGCGTCGAACTCGGCACCGCCAAGCTGATGAGCGAGGTCATCGCGGACGTCACCAAGGTCACCGCGGACCGTATCGCCGTCATCTCCGGGCCCAACCTCGCCAAGGAGATCGCCGAACGCCGCCCCGCCGCGGCCGTCGTCGCCTGCCAGGACGAGTCCGTGGCCCAGCGCCTCCAGGCCGCCTGCCACACCCCGTACTTCCGCCCGTACACCAACACCGACGTGGTCGGCTGCGAGCTCGGCGGCGCCGTGAAGAATGTCATCGGTCTCGCCGTCGGCATCGCCGACGGCATGGGCCTCGGCGACAACGCCAAGGGCTCGCTCATCACCCGCGGCCTCGCCGAGACCACCCGCCTGGGCGTGGCCATGGGCGCCGATCCGCTGACCTTCTCCGGAATGGCGGGCCTCGGCGACCTGGTGGCGACCTGCTCCTCGCCGCTCTCGCGCAACCACACCTTCGGCACCAACCTCGGGCGCGGCATGACGCTCCAGGAGACGATCGCCGTCACCAGGCAGACCGCCGAGGGCGTCAAGTCCTGCGAATCGGTGCTCGACCTGGCCCGCCGGCACGGCGTCGACATGCCCATCACCGAAACGGTCGTCGGCATCGTCCACGAGGGCAAGCCGCCGGTCGTCGCGCTCAAGGAGCTGATGTCGCGCAGCGCCAAGGCCGAGCGGCGCTGA
- a CDS encoding DUF3515 domain-containing protein, translating to MTSFRRRSSRSLFLGPSAALLVLAAAGCSSSHGQPPVAVPTPPSEAAAYCEALHKALPQTVVDLERSDPGPDSELTAGWGDGAIVLRCGVPRPAKMDDAQSKAIEADGVNWMLEQRQDAGPRFTTTYREAYVEVTLSEEYAHDASPLAAFAAPVKKTVPDSL from the coding sequence GTGACGTCTTTCCGCCGCCGGTCCTCCCGCTCGCTGTTCCTCGGTCCGTCCGCTGCCCTGCTGGTCCTGGCCGCGGCGGGCTGTTCCTCCAGCCACGGCCAGCCCCCTGTCGCGGTTCCCACCCCGCCGTCCGAGGCCGCCGCGTACTGCGAAGCGCTGCACAAGGCGCTGCCGCAGACCGTCGTCGACCTCGAACGGAGTGATCCCGGACCGGATTCGGAGCTGACCGCCGGCTGGGGGGACGGGGCGATCGTACTGCGCTGCGGTGTGCCGCGGCCCGCGAAGATGGACGACGCCCAGTCCAAGGCGATCGAAGCGGACGGCGTCAACTGGATGCTGGAACAGCGCCAGGACGCCGGTCCGCGTTTCACCACCACGTACCGCGAGGCGTATGTCGAGGTCACCCTCTCCGAGGAGTACGCCCACGACGCCAGCCCGCTGGCCGCGTTCGCCGCCCCGGTCAAGAAGACGGTTCCGGACAGTCTCTGA
- a CDS encoding thiamine-phosphate kinase: MKGTVGELGEFGLIRELTSRLTTTPAVRLGPGDDAAVVAAPDRRVVVSTDILLEGRHFRRDWSTAYDVGRKAAAQNLADIAAMGAVPTALLLGLVVPADLPVTWAAELMDGLRDECQVAGAAVVGGDVVGGDTITVSITALGDLRNHEPVTRSGARPGDVVAVTGWLGWSAAGYAVLSRGFRSPRAFVEAHRRPEPPYHAGPAAAGLGATAMTDVSDGLVADLGHIAEASKVRIDLRSGLIDIPSQMSDIGQAVGVDPLQWVLTGGEDHAIVATFPQDVKLPARWKVIGEVLNPSALPQVTVDGAPWTSKGGWDHFGNIEDAQ; this comes from the coding sequence GTGAAGGGAACCGTGGGCGAGTTGGGGGAGTTCGGGCTCATCAGGGAGCTGACTTCCCGGCTCACCACCACTCCGGCGGTACGGCTGGGGCCCGGCGACGACGCCGCGGTCGTGGCCGCTCCCGACCGCAGGGTCGTGGTCAGTACGGACATCCTGCTGGAGGGGCGGCACTTCCGCCGCGACTGGTCGACGGCGTACGACGTCGGGCGCAAGGCCGCCGCTCAGAACCTCGCCGACATCGCGGCCATGGGTGCCGTGCCCACCGCGCTGCTCCTCGGTCTCGTCGTCCCCGCCGACCTCCCGGTCACCTGGGCCGCCGAACTCATGGACGGCCTGCGCGACGAGTGCCAGGTCGCGGGCGCGGCCGTGGTCGGGGGCGACGTCGTCGGCGGCGACACCATCACCGTCTCGATCACCGCCCTCGGCGACCTGCGCAACCACGAACCGGTCACCCGGTCCGGCGCCCGGCCCGGTGACGTCGTCGCCGTCACCGGCTGGCTCGGCTGGTCCGCCGCCGGGTACGCCGTCCTCTCCCGGGGCTTCCGCTCGCCCCGCGCGTTCGTCGAGGCCCACCGCCGTCCCGAACCGCCGTACCACGCGGGCCCCGCGGCGGCCGGACTCGGTGCCACCGCGATGACGGACGTCAGCGACGGACTGGTCGCCGACCTCGGGCACATCGCCGAGGCCAGCAAGGTCCGCATCGATCTGCGGTCCGGGCTCATCGACATTCCCTCGCAGATGTCCGACATCGGCCAGGCCGTCGGCGTCGACCCCCTCCAGTGGGTGCTCACCGGGGGGGAGGACCACGCGATCGTCGCGACCTTCCCCCAGGACGTGAAGCTCCCGGCCCGCTGGAAGGTGATCGGCGAGGTCCTGAACCCCTCCGCCCTGCCCCAGGTCACGGTGGACGGAGCGCCCTGGACCAGCAAGGGCGGCTGGGACCACTTCGGGAACATCGAGGACGCCCAGTAG
- the thiD gene encoding bifunctional hydroxymethylpyrimidine kinase/phosphomethylpyrimidine kinase, which translates to MPIRTAAPPRVLTVAGSDSGGGAGVQADLKTMLALGVHGMSVLTAVTAQNSRGVQGVWELPVEAVTAQYRSVVDDIGVQAVKTGMLASAALVETVAELLASTEAPVVVDPVGVSKHGDALLAAEALDSVRTKLLPVATVATPNLDEVAQLTGTVVTGESDMRRAAAGILAYGPRWVVIKGGHLPGEAVDLLTDGSQEHWLRAPRHDNRHTHGTGCTLASAIAASLALGQDVPTAVRSAKEYVTGAIEAGFPLGGGIGPVDHGWRTRQR; encoded by the coding sequence ATGCCCATACGTACCGCCGCACCACCCCGTGTCCTGACCGTCGCCGGATCCGATTCCGGCGGCGGCGCGGGCGTGCAGGCCGACCTGAAGACCATGCTGGCCCTCGGCGTGCACGGCATGAGCGTGCTGACCGCCGTCACCGCCCAGAACTCCCGGGGCGTCCAGGGAGTCTGGGAGCTTCCGGTGGAAGCCGTCACCGCCCAGTACCGCAGCGTCGTCGACGACATCGGCGTCCAGGCGGTGAAGACCGGCATGCTCGCCTCGGCCGCCCTCGTCGAGACCGTCGCCGAGCTGCTCGCCAGCACCGAGGCGCCGGTCGTCGTCGACCCGGTGGGCGTCTCCAAGCACGGGGACGCGCTGCTGGCCGCCGAGGCGCTCGATTCCGTACGGACGAAGCTGCTGCCCGTCGCGACGGTCGCCACCCCGAACCTCGACGAGGTGGCACAGCTCACCGGCACCGTCGTCACCGGCGAGAGCGACATGCGCCGGGCGGCGGCCGGAATCCTGGCGTACGGGCCGCGCTGGGTGGTCATCAAGGGCGGCCATCTGCCGGGCGAGGCCGTGGACCTGCTGACCGACGGCAGCCAGGAGCACTGGCTGCGCGCACCCCGGCACGACAACCGGCACACCCATGGCACCGGCTGCACCCTCGCCTCCGCCATCGCCGCCTCGCTCGCCCTCGGCCAGGACGTCCCCACGGCCGTAAGGAGCGCGAAGGAGTACGTCACCGGGGCGATCGAGGCCGGATTCCCGCTCGGCGGCGGCATCGGACCCGTCGACCACGGCTGGCGCACCCGGCAGCGCTGA
- a CDS encoding Lrp/AsnC family transcriptional regulator, producing the protein MVQAYILIQTEVGKASTVAETIAKIPGVIQAEDVTGPYDVIVRAQADTVDELGRMVVAKVQQVDGITRTLTCPIVHL; encoded by the coding sequence GTGGTACAGGCGTACATCCTTATTCAGACCGAGGTGGGCAAGGCGTCGACCGTCGCCGAGACCATCGCCAAGATTCCGGGAGTCATCCAGGCAGAGGACGTCACCGGTCCCTACGACGTGATCGTGCGGGCCCAGGCCGACACGGTCGATGAGCTCGGCCGCATGGTGGTCGCCAAGGTGCAGCAGGTGGACGGCATCACGCGGACACTGACCTGCCCGATCGTCCACCTCTGA